The Nocardioides ochotonae genome segment CTCGACCGACACCGACGGCAGGTCGACGTCGCTGACGAGCAGCGAGCGGGCGAGCGGGTCGTCCAGCACTGCCGGTGCGGCGGTCGCGGGGACGTCGAGCAGGGACTCCAGGGCGGCGGGCACGCGTTCGAGCACCGGTCCACGGTAGCCGTGCCACGATGGCCCGGTGACCAACCCCGAACGCGACCCCGACCTGGTGACCTGCACCAGCACCGGTGAGGCGACGATCGAGGTGCTCGCCCCGCGCGACGTGCCGCTCGGCGGCCCGCGCGCCATGCGCGTGCGGCGCACCCTGCCCTCGCGCAGCCGATCACTGATCGGCGCCTGGTGCTTCCTGGACCACTACGGCCCCGACGACGTCGCGGTGAACGGCGGGATGAAGGTCGCGCCGCACCCGCACACCGGGCTGCAGACGGTGAGCTGGCTGTTCACCGGCGAAATCGAGCACCGCGACAGCGCCGGGAACCACGCGATGGTGCGCCCCGGCGAGCTCAACTTGATGACCTCGGGTCGCGGCATCAGCCACTCCGAGGTCTCCACGGCGGCGACCGGCACCCTGCACGGTGCGCAGCTGTGGGTCGCGCTGCCCGCCGAGCACCGCGACACCGATCCCGGGTTCGTCCACCACGTCCCGCAGCCGGTGCGCGGCGAGGGCCACGAGGCGCGGGTGTTCCTGGGCTCGCTGCTCGGCTCGACCTCGCCGGTGCCGACGTTCACGCCGCTGCTCGGCGCCGAGCTCCTCCTCAGCCCGGGCACCCGGCTCGAGCTCGATGTCGACCCCGCCTTCGAGCACGGCGTCCTCGTCGACACCGGCGCGGTGCGGGTCGACGACCACGAGGTCGAGCGCGGCGAGCTCGCGCACGTGCCCACCGGGCGCGACCGGCTGGTCCTCCTGGCCGGCGACGCCCCGACCCGCCTGCTGCTGATCGGCGGCACGCCGATCGGCGAGCGGATCGTGATGTGGTGGAACTTCGTCGGCCGCTCCCACGAGGAGGTCGTCGCCCACCGCGAGGAGTGGCAGGCGCAGGTGCGGGCGGGCGACGGCGTCGTCACGGACGCCCAGCGGGTGCGACCCGGGCGCTTCGGCGTGGTCGTCGGTGACCGCCTGCCCCCGATCCCGGCGCCGCCGCTGCCCAACGCGCGGCTGCGCGAGCGGGGCTGAGCGTGGCCCTGCCTGCGGGCCCGGGGACCGGGCCCGTCATCGGTGAGGACGGTCTCGCGCGCTGTCCGTGGGCAGGGGGCCCGGGGACGATGCGCGACTACCACGACACCGAGTGGGGCCGGCCGGTGCACGGCGAGGCCGCCCACCTCGAGCGGCTGACGCTCGAGGCGTTCCAGTCGGGGCTGTCGTGGTCGACGATCCTGGCCAAGCGCCCGGCG includes the following:
- a CDS encoding pirin family protein; translated protein: MTNPERDPDLVTCTSTGEATIEVLAPRDVPLGGPRAMRVRRTLPSRSRSLIGAWCFLDHYGPDDVAVNGGMKVAPHPHTGLQTVSWLFTGEIEHRDSAGNHAMVRPGELNLMTSGRGISHSEVSTAATGTLHGAQLWVALPAEHRDTDPGFVHHVPQPVRGEGHEARVFLGSLLGSTSPVPTFTPLLGAELLLSPGTRLELDVDPAFEHGVLVDTGAVRVDDHEVERGELAHVPTGRDRLVLLAGDAPTRLLLIGGTPIGERIVMWWNFVGRSHEEVVAHREEWQAQVRAGDGVVTDAQRVRPGRFGVVVGDRLPPIPAPPLPNARLRERG